A genomic segment from Streptomyces antibioticus encodes:
- a CDS encoding NAD-dependent epimerase/dehydratase family protein produces MPAPRTVLLTGAAGGVGTLMRELLPAYGYDLRLLDLHPVEGAPDAITADLADPRAVREAVRGVDAIIHLAGISLEAPFEKILKANIEGTYHLYEAAREEGVPRIVFASSNHAVGFTPRPGAGDPLIPVGTPHRPDTFYGLSKAFGEDLAQLYWDKHGLETVSVRIGSCFAEPTSVRMLSVWLSPADGARLLHAALTAEDVGHTVCYGSSANTRLWWDLSTARALGYEPRDDSEPYAGKLIAEQGELDPDNAAHACLGGHFVSDPPIWPY; encoded by the coding sequence ATGCCCGCTCCCCGCACCGTCCTGCTCACCGGAGCCGCCGGCGGCGTCGGCACCCTGATGCGGGAGCTGCTCCCCGCGTACGGCTACGACCTGCGCCTGCTCGATCTGCACCCGGTCGAGGGCGCGCCGGACGCGATCACCGCGGACCTCGCCGACCCGCGGGCCGTCCGGGAGGCGGTCCGGGGCGTCGACGCGATCATCCACCTCGCGGGCATCTCCCTGGAAGCCCCGTTCGAGAAGATCCTCAAGGCCAACATCGAGGGCACGTACCACCTGTACGAGGCCGCGCGCGAGGAGGGCGTCCCCCGGATCGTCTTCGCCTCCTCCAACCACGCGGTCGGCTTCACCCCCCGCCCCGGCGCCGGGGACCCCCTGATCCCGGTCGGCACCCCGCACCGCCCGGACACCTTCTACGGCCTGTCCAAGGCGTTCGGCGAGGACCTCGCCCAGCTCTACTGGGACAAGCACGGCCTGGAGACGGTGTCGGTGCGCATCGGCTCCTGCTTCGCCGAGCCGACCAGCGTGCGGATGCTGTCGGTGTGGCTGAGCCCCGCCGACGGCGCCCGCCTCCTCCACGCGGCCCTCACCGCCGAGGACGTCGGCCACACCGTCTGCTACGGCTCCTCCGCCAACACGCGTCTGTGGTGGGACCTGTCGACCGCGCGGGCGCTCGGCTACGAGCCGCGGGACGACTCCGAGCCGTACGCCGGGAAACTGATCGCCGAACAGGGCGAGCTGGACCCGGACAACGCCGCGCACGCGTGCCTGGGCGGCCACTTCGTCAGCGACCCGCCGATCTGGCCGTACTGA
- a CDS encoding GntR family transcriptional regulator, producing the protein MTSVPTPIPSRTQYVLEEIKRRILTGRLTPGQALVETELAAQFGVSKTPVREALKTLAGTGLVVMSQYKGVTVRMVDADMAREVYDVRLLLEPEALRRAVVRGASLDAARDALTRADEATDTAERSLANREFHRALYLPCGNPLLGRMLDEVRDQAALVSAVAWAASPSWEREAGEHREILRLALAGDADGAGRALHAHIASFVERAFPEAATEEGRR; encoded by the coding sequence ATGACCTCTGTGCCCACGCCGATCCCCTCCCGCACGCAGTACGTGCTGGAGGAGATCAAACGCCGCATCCTCACCGGTCGGTTGACGCCGGGTCAGGCCCTGGTCGAGACCGAGCTGGCCGCGCAGTTCGGGGTGTCCAAGACCCCGGTGCGCGAGGCGCTCAAGACCCTGGCCGGCACCGGACTGGTCGTCATGAGCCAGTACAAGGGCGTCACGGTGCGCATGGTGGACGCGGACATGGCGCGCGAGGTCTACGACGTCCGGCTGCTCCTCGAACCCGAGGCGCTGCGCCGGGCCGTGGTCCGGGGCGCCTCCCTGGACGCGGCCCGGGACGCGCTGACCCGCGCCGACGAGGCGACCGACACCGCCGAACGGTCCCTGGCCAACCGGGAGTTCCACCGCGCCCTGTATCTGCCCTGCGGCAACCCGCTGCTCGGCCGGATGCTCGACGAGGTGCGGGACCAGGCCGCCCTGGTCTCCGCCGTCGCCTGGGCCGCCTCGCCGTCCTGGGAGCGTGAGGCCGGCGAGCACCGGGAGATCCTCCGGCTCGCCCTGGCCGGTGACGCGGACGGCGCGGGCCGGGCCCTGCACGCCCACATCGCGTCGTTCGTCGAGCGGGCGTTCCCCGAGGCCGCGACCGAGGAAGGCCGGCGATGA
- the araD gene encoding L-arabinonate dehydratase, with amino-acid sequence MKRFDEHPEEPGRPRRRPEELRSHQWYGTEGLRSFSHRARTRQLGYLPEEHLGKPVIAILNTWSDINPCHVHLRERAQAVKRGVWQAGGFPLEFPVSTLSETFQKPTPMLYRNLLAMETEELLRSYPVDGAVLMGGCDKTTPALLMGAASVDLPTVFVPAGPMLPGHWRNEVLGSGTDMWKYWDDKRAGLIGDCEMAELENGLARSPGHCMTMGTASTLTAAAEALGVTVPGASSIPAVDSGHDRMAAAAGLRVVELVHRDRKLSDILTRDAFEDAVTTVLGLGGSTNAVIHLIAMAGRAGVTLTLDDFDRVARTVPVLADVRPGGRTYLMEDFHFAGGLPGFLSRIPDLLHLDRPTVSHDTLREQLAGARVHHDDVIRPRDNPVASEGGVAVLRGNLCPDGAVIKHIAAEPHLLKHTGPAVVFDDYRTMQRTIDDPELDITADSVLVLRGSGPKGGPGMPEYGMLPIPDRLLRQGVRDMVRISDARMSGTSYGACVLHVAPESYVGGPLALVRTGDPITLDVEARTLHLHVDDEELERRRAAWTPPPARYERGYGALYTEQITQADTGCDFAFLARPGKVQDPYAG; translated from the coding sequence GTGAAGCGCTTCGACGAACACCCCGAAGAGCCCGGCCGGCCCCGCAGGCGCCCGGAGGAGCTGCGGAGCCATCAGTGGTACGGCACCGAGGGCCTGCGCTCCTTCAGCCATCGCGCCCGCACCCGGCAGCTCGGCTACCTCCCCGAGGAACACCTCGGCAAGCCGGTCATCGCGATCCTCAACACCTGGTCGGACATCAATCCCTGTCATGTACACCTCCGTGAGCGCGCGCAGGCGGTCAAGCGGGGCGTGTGGCAGGCGGGCGGTTTCCCGCTGGAGTTCCCGGTCTCCACGCTCAGCGAGACCTTCCAGAAGCCGACCCCCATGCTCTACCGCAACCTCCTCGCCATGGAGACCGAGGAACTGCTGCGCTCCTACCCGGTCGACGGGGCCGTGCTGATGGGCGGCTGCGACAAGACCACCCCGGCGCTGCTCATGGGCGCGGCCAGCGTCGACCTGCCCACCGTCTTCGTGCCCGCCGGGCCCATGCTGCCGGGTCACTGGCGCAACGAGGTCCTCGGCTCCGGCACCGACATGTGGAAGTACTGGGACGACAAGCGGGCCGGTCTCATCGGCGACTGCGAGATGGCCGAACTGGAGAACGGCCTCGCCCGCTCGCCGGGCCACTGCATGACGATGGGGACGGCGTCCACGCTGACCGCCGCCGCCGAGGCGCTCGGCGTCACGGTCCCGGGCGCCTCCAGCATTCCGGCCGTGGACTCCGGGCACGACCGGATGGCGGCCGCGGCGGGCCTGCGCGTCGTGGAACTGGTCCACCGGGACCGCAAGTTGTCCGACATCCTCACCCGCGACGCCTTCGAGGACGCCGTCACCACCGTGCTCGGCCTCGGCGGCTCGACCAACGCCGTGATCCATCTGATCGCCATGGCCGGCCGCGCGGGCGTCACGCTCACCCTGGACGACTTCGACCGCGTCGCCCGCACGGTCCCGGTCCTCGCCGACGTCCGCCCCGGCGGCCGGACGTACCTCATGGAGGACTTCCACTTCGCCGGCGGACTGCCCGGCTTCCTCTCCCGGATCCCGGACCTGCTCCACCTGGACCGGCCGACCGTCTCCCACGACACCCTGCGCGAACAGCTCGCGGGGGCCCGGGTGCACCACGACGACGTCATCCGGCCCCGGGACAACCCGGTCGCGAGCGAGGGCGGCGTCGCCGTCCTGCGCGGCAACCTCTGCCCGGACGGCGCGGTCATCAAGCACATCGCCGCCGAGCCGCACCTGCTCAAGCACACCGGCCCCGCCGTCGTCTTCGACGACTACCGCACCATGCAGCGCACCATCGACGACCCGGAGCTGGACATCACCGCCGACAGCGTGCTGGTGCTGCGCGGCTCCGGCCCCAAGGGCGGCCCCGGCATGCCCGAGTACGGCATGCTCCCCATCCCCGACCGGCTGCTGCGGCAGGGCGTGCGGGACATGGTCCGGATCTCCGACGCCCGGATGAGCGGCACGAGTTACGGCGCCTGCGTGCTGCACGTGGCGCCGGAGTCGTACGTCGGCGGACCGCTCGCCCTGGTCCGCACCGGTGACCCGATCACCCTCGACGTCGAGGCGCGCACCCTCCATCTCCACGTGGACGACGAGGAGTTGGAGCGGCGCCGGGCCGCCTGGACACCGCCGCCCGCCCGCTACGAGCGGGGCTACGGCGCGCTCTACACCGAACAGATCACCCAGGCCGACACCGGCTGCGACTTCGCGTTCCTCGCCCGCCCGGGAAAGGTGCAGGACCCCTACGCGGGCTGA
- a CDS encoding TIGR03086 family metal-binding protein, with protein sequence MTPTTDTTTDTTTHTETDTATATLDLGPQALVVARLVAGVPDERLTGRTPCPGYPVRNLLGHLAGLAVAFRDAGRKDLGATTDTSPEAALPDIGPGWREELPRVLDELAAAWRDPAAWTGKTRAGGIDLPGEVAGAVVADELVIHGWDLARATGQPYTPDPAALHASYTFLRAAADDSDRGVGIFGPVVAVPGDAPLLDRAVGLSGRDPGWTP encoded by the coding sequence ATGACCCCTACGACCGACACCACGACCGACACCACGACCCACACCGAGACCGACACCGCGACCGCCACCCTCGACCTCGGCCCGCAGGCCCTGGTCGTGGCCCGCCTCGTGGCCGGTGTGCCGGACGAGCGGCTCACCGGCCGTACGCCCTGCCCCGGCTACCCCGTCCGTAATCTGCTCGGCCACCTGGCGGGGCTCGCCGTCGCCTTCCGGGACGCCGGCCGCAAGGACCTGGGCGCCACCACCGACACCAGCCCCGAGGCCGCCCTGCCGGACATCGGCCCCGGCTGGCGCGAGGAGCTGCCCCGGGTCCTCGACGAACTCGCCGCCGCCTGGCGCGACCCGGCCGCCTGGACCGGCAAGACCCGGGCCGGCGGCATCGACCTGCCCGGCGAGGTCGCCGGTGCCGTCGTCGCCGACGAACTGGTGATCCACGGCTGGGACCTGGCCCGGGCCACCGGACAGCCGTACACCCCCGACCCGGCCGCGCTGCACGCGTCGTACACCTTCCTGCGCGCCGCCGCCGACGACTCCGACCGCGGCGTCGGCATCTTCGGCCCCGTCGTGGCCGTGCCCGGGGACGCCCCGCTGCTCGACCGGGCGGTCGGCCTGAGCGGGCGGGATCCGGGCTGGACGCCGTAG
- a CDS encoding 5-dehydro-4-deoxyglucarate dehydratase: MTPAPLAARLRDPGGPLFFPVTAFGPDGSLDLGVYRAHVRRGVEAGAAAVFACCGTGEFHALTPEEFEACVRAAVAETAGRVPVVAGAGYGTALAVRYARLAEAAGADGLLAMPPYLVVPAQEGLLRHYRELAAATALPVIVYQRDNAVLTPETAVGLARTEGIAGLKDGLGDLDLMQRIISAVRTEAPGDFLYFNGLPTAEQTQLAYRALGVTLYSSAVFCFAPGIALAFHRALAEGDDGTVRRLLDGFYRPFVELRAEGRGYAVALVKAGVRLGGLDVGEVRPPLHEPAEDHVKRLARLIERGHELLEETR; the protein is encoded by the coding sequence GTGACCCCAGCCCCCCTCGCCGCCCGCCTCCGCGACCCCGGCGGGCCGCTGTTCTTCCCCGTCACCGCCTTCGGACCCGACGGCTCCCTCGACCTCGGCGTCTACCGCGCGCACGTCCGCCGCGGGGTCGAGGCCGGCGCGGCGGCCGTCTTCGCCTGCTGCGGCACCGGGGAGTTCCACGCGCTGACGCCCGAGGAGTTCGAGGCGTGCGTACGGGCCGCCGTGGCCGAGACCGCCGGCCGGGTCCCGGTCGTCGCGGGCGCCGGGTACGGGACCGCGCTCGCCGTGCGCTACGCGCGGCTCGCCGAGGCCGCCGGGGCGGACGGACTGCTCGCCATGCCGCCCTACCTCGTCGTCCCCGCCCAGGAGGGACTGCTGCGGCACTACCGGGAACTGGCCGCCGCCACCGCCCTCCCCGTGATCGTCTACCAGCGCGACAACGCCGTCCTCACCCCGGAGACGGCCGTCGGACTCGCCCGCACCGAGGGGATCGCCGGCCTCAAGGACGGCCTCGGCGACCTCGACCTGATGCAGCGGATCATCAGCGCCGTGCGCACCGAGGCACCCGGCGACTTCCTCTACTTCAACGGCCTGCCCACCGCCGAACAGACCCAGCTCGCCTACCGCGCCCTCGGCGTCACCCTCTACTCCTCCGCCGTGTTCTGCTTCGCCCCCGGGATCGCCCTCGCCTTCCACCGGGCGCTCGCCGAGGGGGACGACGGCACCGTCCGGCGCCTCCTCGACGGGTTCTACCGGCCCTTCGTCGAACTGCGCGCCGAGGGCCGCGGATACGCCGTCGCCCTCGTCAAGGCCGGCGTCCGGCTGGGCGGCCTCGACGTCGGCGAGGTACGCCCGCCGCTGCACGAACCGGCCGAGGACCACGTCAAACGGCTCGCCCGGCTGATCGAGCGCGGACACGAACTCCTGGAGGAGACCCGGTGA
- a CDS encoding MBL fold metallo-hydrolase: MPLSLTILGTASPHPGPGRPCSGYLLRGAGAEIWVDAGPGTFAELQRHTDPERLTAIWISHLHADHSADLLSAAYAFAYGGLVPPVPVPVYAPLDCARRLAGFFGRPDVRFLSGVFDFRALYDGHTVRHWNIRLTSRAVAHDTEAYALRAECQGSVLAYSGDSGPCEALTELASGADLFLCEADIDRHRGSEGSPQVHLTPEDAGDAARKAGVRELYITHVGPTLTRQTATARAAAAFGGPTRTAREGETIPF; the protein is encoded by the coding sequence ATGCCCCTCAGCCTCACGATCCTCGGTACCGCCTCCCCGCACCCCGGGCCCGGCCGGCCCTGCTCCGGCTATCTGCTGCGCGGCGCGGGCGCCGAGATATGGGTGGACGCGGGGCCCGGAACGTTCGCGGAGTTGCAGCGGCACACGGATCCCGAGCGGCTCACCGCCATCTGGATCTCCCACCTGCACGCCGACCACAGCGCCGATCTGCTGTCCGCCGCCTACGCGTTCGCCTACGGCGGGCTGGTCCCGCCCGTCCCTGTCCCGGTGTACGCCCCGCTGGACTGCGCCCGGCGTCTCGCGGGCTTCTTCGGGCGCCCCGACGTCCGCTTCCTGAGCGGTGTCTTCGACTTCCGCGCCCTGTACGACGGCCACACCGTCCGGCACTGGAACATCCGGCTCACCTCCCGCGCGGTGGCCCACGACACCGAGGCGTACGCGCTGCGCGCCGAGTGCCAGGGGAGCGTCCTGGCGTACTCCGGGGACAGCGGGCCGTGCGAGGCGCTCACCGAACTCGCCTCCGGCGCCGACCTGTTCCTCTGCGAGGCCGACATCGACCGGCATCGCGGGAGCGAAGGGTCGCCCCAGGTGCATCTGACCCCCGAGGACGCGGGGGACGCGGCCCGCAAGGCGGGGGTGCGCGAGCTGTACATCACCCATGTCGGACCCACCCTGACCCGGCAGACGGCGACCGCCCGCGCCGCGGCGGCCTTCGGCGGCCCGACCCGCACGGCACGCGAGGGCGAGACCATCCCGTTCTGA
- a CDS encoding 1-aminocyclopropane-1-carboxylate deaminase: protein MAPKSLSSYERYPLLFGPSPVHPLERLTAHLGGAALWAKREDCNSGIAYGGNKTRKLEYLVADALAQGCDTLVSIGGVQSNHTRQVAAVAARAGLKCVLVQESWVEWPDSVYDKVGNILISRLAGADVRLVRAGFGIGFKESWERALREVEESGGRPYPVPAGASDHPLGGLGFAGWAYEVAEQERELGVFFDTVVVCSVTGSTQAGMVAGFAALEEAGGRPRRVIGIDASAKPAETREQIARIAHRTGRLIGVESELTVDDIELDERYHAGIYGVPDEATLEAMRLAARTEGMVTDPVYEGKSMAGLVDLVARGEIDTASTVLYAHLGGQPALNAYSAVI, encoded by the coding sequence ATGGCCCCGAAGTCCCTCTCCTCGTACGAGCGTTACCCCCTGCTCTTCGGCCCCTCCCCGGTCCATCCGCTGGAACGGCTCACCGCGCACCTCGGCGGCGCCGCCCTCTGGGCCAAGCGGGAGGACTGCAACTCGGGGATCGCGTACGGCGGCAACAAGACCCGCAAGCTGGAGTACCTGGTCGCCGACGCGCTCGCCCAGGGCTGCGACACGCTCGTCTCGATCGGCGGCGTCCAGTCCAACCACACCCGCCAGGTCGCCGCCGTCGCCGCCCGCGCCGGGCTGAAGTGCGTGCTGGTGCAGGAGAGTTGGGTGGAGTGGCCGGACTCCGTGTACGACAAGGTCGGCAACATCCTGATCAGCCGGCTCGCCGGGGCCGACGTACGGCTGGTGCGGGCCGGGTTCGGGATCGGGTTCAAGGAGAGCTGGGAGCGGGCGCTGCGCGAGGTCGAGGAGTCCGGCGGCCGTCCGTACCCCGTCCCGGCCGGGGCCTCCGACCATCCGCTGGGCGGGCTCGGGTTCGCCGGCTGGGCGTACGAGGTCGCCGAGCAGGAACGGGAGCTGGGCGTCTTCTTCGACACGGTCGTCGTCTGCTCGGTGACCGGCTCGACGCAGGCCGGCATGGTCGCCGGGTTCGCGGCCCTGGAGGAGGCGGGCGGCCGGCCCCGGCGGGTGATCGGCATCGACGCCTCCGCCAAGCCCGCCGAGACGCGTGAGCAGATCGCCCGTATCGCCCACCGCACCGGCCGGCTCATCGGCGTCGAGAGCGAACTCACCGTCGACGACATCGAGTTGGACGAGCGGTACCACGCCGGGATCTACGGCGTCCCGGACGAGGCCACCCTGGAGGCGATGCGGCTCGCCGCCCGGACCGAGGGCATGGTCACCGACCCGGTCTACGAGGGGAAGTCGATGGCCGGGCTGGTCGATCTGGTGGCGCGCGGCGAGATCGACACCGCGTCCACGGTGCTCTACGCCCATCTCGGCGGCCAGCCGGCGCTCAACGCCTACAGCGCGGTGATCTGA
- a CDS encoding dihydrodipicolinate synthase family protein, which translates to MSGVAFETRRAALAEVVAIPVTPFAEDGTVDTAAHRALLRRLLDGGITTLTPNGNTGEFYALTPEERRLVTELTVDEARGRAAILVGVGHDVPTAVASARHARELGAQMVMVHQPVHPYVSQSGWVDYHRAIAEAVPELGVVPYIRNAQLRGVRLAELADACPNVIGVKYAVPDAARFAAFARDAGPERFVWVAGLAEPYAPSYFSAGATGFTSGLVNVAPAVSLNMIEALRAGDYPAAMKVWEQIRRFEELRAANGSADNVTVVKEALSSLGLCRPEVRPPSRRLPADERAEVAAIAAGWSL; encoded by the coding sequence ATGAGCGGCGTGGCGTTCGAGACCCGGCGTGCGGCCCTGGCCGAGGTGGTGGCGATCCCGGTGACCCCGTTCGCCGAGGACGGCACCGTCGACACGGCCGCCCACCGGGCCCTGCTGCGCCGGCTGCTCGACGGCGGGATCACCACGCTCACCCCGAACGGCAACACGGGCGAGTTCTACGCCCTCACGCCCGAGGAGCGGCGCCTGGTCACGGAACTGACGGTCGACGAGGCGAGGGGCCGGGCGGCGATCCTCGTGGGCGTCGGCCACGACGTCCCCACCGCCGTCGCGTCCGCCCGGCACGCCCGGGAGCTGGGCGCCCAGATGGTGATGGTCCACCAGCCCGTCCACCCGTACGTCTCGCAGAGCGGCTGGGTCGACTACCACCGGGCGATCGCGGAGGCGGTCCCCGAGCTGGGGGTCGTCCCCTACATCCGCAACGCGCAGCTCCGGGGTGTACGGCTCGCCGAACTGGCCGACGCCTGCCCCAATGTCATCGGTGTGAAGTACGCCGTGCCGGACGCGGCCCGCTTCGCCGCCTTCGCGCGGGACGCCGGGCCGGAGCGCTTCGTCTGGGTCGCGGGACTCGCCGAGCCGTACGCCCCGTCCTACTTCTCGGCCGGTGCCACCGGCTTCACCTCGGGGCTCGTGAACGTCGCGCCCGCCGTTTCGCTGAACATGATCGAAGCGCTTCGAGCCGGAGACTATCCCGCGGCCATGAAGGTCTGGGAGCAGATCCGCCGCTTCGAGGAGCTGCGGGCCGCGAACGGCTCTGCCGACAATGTCACCGTGGTCAAGGAAGCCCTGTCGTCCCTCGGCCTGTGCCGCCCCGAGGTCCGCCCGCCGAGCCGCCGGCTGCCCGCGGACGAGCGGGCCGAGGTCGCCGCGATAGCCGCCGGGTGGTCCCTGTGA
- a CDS encoding TerD family protein: MTPGSNIPLPVTRVTVDVSAPVRLDVSGLLLTADGKVRSDDDFIFYNQPTGPGVVYRSGGGTAPDAITVDTAALPPGIEKIVVTASPDAAGQSFQGIEPTATIRGADDNSVLATFTPPRLGAETALVVVEIYLRNGAWKARAVGQGYANGLAGIATDFGVSVEEPAAPATPAAAPAPAPAPVRAAASTAPPMPQSPPPPAPPAPGAGKINLDKGRVSLQKNQTVSLMKGGRPLLSQVKMGLGWEPAYRGKDIDLDASVIAYGPQRNHIDSCYFGKLSIVGGAIKHSGDNLTGEGGGDDEVIVVDLGRLPQEVSGLVFTVNSFSGQKFTEVAKAYCRLVDATTGEELVRFDLTGAEPQTGVMMAKLIRQYSGEWEMTAMGDFVKARTVRNMVKPAAQAL; encoded by the coding sequence ATGACCCCCGGCTCGAACATCCCTCTCCCCGTCACGCGCGTGACGGTGGACGTCTCCGCTCCCGTGCGGCTCGACGTTTCGGGCCTGCTGCTCACCGCCGACGGCAAGGTGCGCTCCGACGACGACTTCATCTTCTACAACCAGCCGACCGGCCCCGGCGTGGTCTACCGCTCCGGCGGCGGTACGGCACCGGACGCGATCACCGTCGACACGGCCGCCCTCCCCCCGGGCATCGAGAAGATCGTGGTCACCGCCAGCCCGGACGCCGCGGGTCAGTCCTTCCAGGGCATCGAACCGACGGCCACGATCCGCGGCGCCGACGACAACAGCGTCCTGGCCACCTTCACACCCCCGCGCCTCGGCGCCGAGACGGCCCTGGTGGTCGTGGAGATCTATCTGCGCAACGGCGCCTGGAAGGCCCGCGCGGTCGGCCAGGGGTATGCGAACGGCCTGGCCGGCATCGCGACCGACTTCGGTGTGTCGGTGGAGGAGCCCGCCGCGCCCGCCACTCCCGCCGCGGCACCGGCGCCGGCACCCGCCCCGGTCCGGGCCGCCGCCTCGACCGCCCCGCCGATGCCGCAGTCGCCGCCCCCGCCGGCACCGCCCGCCCCGGGCGCCGGCAAGATCAACCTCGACAAGGGCCGCGTCAGCCTCCAGAAGAACCAGACCGTGTCCCTGATGAAGGGCGGCCGCCCGCTGCTCTCCCAGGTCAAGATGGGCCTCGGCTGGGAGCCCGCCTACCGCGGCAAGGACATCGACCTGGACGCGTCGGTCATCGCGTACGGCCCCCAGCGCAACCACATCGACAGTTGCTACTTCGGCAAGCTGTCCATCGTGGGCGGCGCCATCAAGCACTCCGGGGACAACCTCACCGGAGAGGGCGGCGGGGACGACGAGGTGATCGTGGTGGACCTCGGCCGGCTCCCCCAGGAGGTCTCCGGGCTGGTCTTCACCGTGAACTCCTTCTCCGGCCAGAAGTTCACCGAGGTCGCCAAGGCGTACTGCCGGCTCGTCGACGCCACCACCGGCGAGGAGCTGGTCCGCTTCGACCTCACCGGCGCCGAACCGCAGACCGGCGTGATGATGGCCAAGCTCATCCGCCAGTACTCGGGCGAGTGGGAGATGACCGCGATGGGCGACTTCGTGAAGGCCCGGACCGTCCGCAACATGGTGAAGCCGGCGGCCCAGGCGCTCTGA
- a CDS encoding DeoR/GlpR family DNA-binding transcription regulator: MTPRTAEERQRAIVRAARATGAVDVAALATELGVARETVRRDLRALEDHGLVRRTHGGAYPVESAGFETTLAFRATSHVPEKRRIAAAAAGLLGDAETVFVDEGFTPQLIAEALPGDRALTVVTASLPVAGALAGAENVSVLLLGGRVRSGTLATVDHWTTKMLAGFVVDLAYLGANGISREHGLTTPDPAVGEVKAQAVRAARRVVFAGVHTKFGAVSFCRFAEIGALETIVTSTLLPSAEAHRYSLLGPQVVRV, translated from the coding sequence ATGACACCGAGGACGGCGGAGGAACGCCAGCGCGCGATCGTGCGCGCGGCCCGTGCCACCGGCGCGGTCGACGTCGCCGCGCTCGCCACCGAACTGGGCGTGGCCCGCGAGACCGTACGACGGGATCTGCGCGCCCTGGAGGACCACGGACTGGTCCGCCGTACGCACGGCGGCGCCTACCCGGTGGAGAGCGCCGGGTTCGAGACCACGCTCGCCTTCCGCGCCACCAGCCATGTGCCCGAGAAGCGCCGGATCGCCGCCGCGGCGGCCGGACTGCTCGGGGACGCCGAGACGGTCTTCGTGGACGAGGGCTTCACGCCCCAGCTCATCGCCGAGGCGCTGCCCGGGGACCGGGCGCTGACCGTGGTGACCGCCTCCCTGCCGGTGGCGGGCGCGCTCGCCGGGGCCGAGAACGTCTCCGTGCTGCTGCTCGGTGGCCGGGTCCGGTCGGGCACCCTGGCCACCGTCGACCACTGGACGACGAAGATGCTGGCCGGGTTCGTGGTCGACCTCGCCTATCTCGGCGCCAACGGCATCTCCCGCGAACACGGGCTGACCACCCCGGACCCGGCCGTCGGCGAGGTGAAGGCGCAGGCCGTGCGGGCCGCCCGGCGGGTCGTCTTCGCGGGCGTGCACACCAAGTTCGGCGCGGTCAGCTTCTGCCGGTTCGCCGAGATCGGCGCGCTGGAGACGATCGTGACCAGCACCCTGCTGCCCTCCGCCGAGGCCCACCGCTACTCGCTGCTGGGGCCGCAGGTCGTCCGCGTCTGA
- a CDS encoding TetR/AcrR family transcriptional regulator, protein MTQLRPMRADARRNYERLLTAAAEAFAAHGENASLDDIAKRAGVGSGTLYRHFPTRRALLEAAYVDRIEALAARADVLGAQLPPGEALVAWLDELCVGTIEVRGMKALLGSAVTDGSGVPATTCGTRMKGAASRLVTAAQRAGALRDDVDAVDVLRLAHGMATASELGRGDARVIRRYVGLLMEGLRA, encoded by the coding sequence ATGACGCAGCTCAGGCCCATGCGCGCGGACGCCCGCCGTAATTACGAGCGGCTGCTGACGGCCGCGGCGGAGGCGTTCGCCGCGCACGGGGAGAACGCCTCGCTCGACGACATCGCCAAACGGGCGGGGGTCGGTTCCGGCACCCTGTACCGGCACTTCCCGACGCGGCGGGCGCTGCTGGAGGCGGCCTACGTCGACCGGATCGAGGCGCTGGCCGCGCGGGCCGATGTGCTCGGGGCCCAACTGCCGCCGGGGGAGGCGCTGGTGGCGTGGCTCGACGAGCTGTGCGTCGGCACGATCGAGGTGCGGGGCATGAAGGCGCTGCTGGGCTCCGCCGTGACGGACGGCAGCGGGGTGCCGGCGACGACGTGCGGGACGCGGATGAAGGGCGCCGCCTCCCGGCTGGTGACGGCGGCGCAGCGCGCCGGTGCGCTGCGGGACGACGTCGACGCCGTGGACGTGCTGCGGCTGGCGCACGGCATGGCCACCGCGTCCGAACTGGGCCGGGGGGACGCGCGGGTGATCCGGCGGTACGTGGGGCTGCTGATGGAGGGACTGCGGGCGTGA